In Halobacteriovorax marinus SJ, the following proteins share a genomic window:
- a CDS encoding proline--tRNA ligase, with protein sequence MKLSTGFWQTYKEVPADAEIPSHQLMVRAGLIHKMGSGLYSYLPFGYRSIRKVEQIIREELDKAGCHEILMSMVTPGELWQESGRWDAMGDQMLKVKDKGGRDLCLSPTNEEAVTDIFRKTIKSYKNLPVTLYQINTKFRDELRPRFGLMRGREFTMKDGYSFHIDKDSLDEVYDRIFKAYEAIFTRAGLEFSAVEADAGAMADSDQKTHEFQVIANTGEDEVIYCNETGYAANIEKAQTKRGKLQFDLSASEVTRVETPNMGTIESVCDFLKVPKEQSIKSLVYKSTIGDEEETVLVLLLGDDSLNEIKLNAFLKADNLRPATDSEMLSEGFTKGYIGPHKLSAKAKIIFDSAVNLDAYYCAGANEENAHYKGINPKRDVESFEVADLRLAMKGDLTLDEKGVVDIRRGIEVGHIFQLGDKYTKAMGTTVLDSNGKAMNPLMGCYGIGVTRVVAAAVEQHHDDKGIVWPMALAPYHVYFAEITKSAENKELAEKIYNEILEANIEVVFDDRKAGPGFKFKDADLLGLPLQLVFGERDFKKDGMLEIRIRKTGESLKVKPEDVVSKLQELIKG encoded by the coding sequence ATGAAGCTTTCAACAGGTTTTTGGCAAACATATAAAGAAGTACCAGCAGACGCCGAGATTCCATCTCATCAATTGATGGTTAGGGCCGGACTGATTCATAAAATGGGATCAGGTCTCTATAGCTACCTTCCTTTTGGATATAGATCCATAAGAAAAGTAGAGCAGATTATTAGAGAAGAGCTGGATAAGGCCGGGTGCCATGAGATTCTTATGAGTATGGTGACTCCTGGAGAGCTATGGCAAGAGTCTGGTAGATGGGATGCAATGGGCGATCAGATGCTGAAAGTTAAAGATAAAGGTGGTCGCGACCTATGCTTATCTCCAACAAATGAAGAAGCCGTTACAGATATTTTTAGAAAGACGATTAAGTCTTATAAGAACCTTCCAGTTACTCTCTATCAAATTAATACAAAGTTTAGAGATGAGCTAAGGCCAAGATTTGGTCTTATGCGTGGACGTGAATTCACAATGAAAGACGGATATAGCTTTCACATTGATAAAGATTCTCTAGATGAAGTCTATGACAGAATCTTTAAGGCCTATGAGGCCATCTTCACGAGAGCAGGACTGGAGTTTAGTGCGGTAGAAGCAGATGCAGGTGCCATGGCCGATAGCGATCAAAAAACTCACGAGTTTCAAGTTATAGCCAATACTGGTGAAGATGAAGTTATCTATTGTAATGAAACAGGTTACGCCGCCAATATCGAAAAAGCGCAAACAAAGAGAGGGAAGCTACAATTTGATCTCTCTGCTAGCGAAGTAACAAGAGTTGAAACTCCGAATATGGGAACAATTGAGTCTGTTTGTGATTTTTTAAAAGTTCCAAAAGAGCAGTCGATTAAATCTCTAGTCTATAAGTCTACGATCGGTGATGAGGAAGAGACAGTTCTAGTTCTTTTATTAGGGGATGACTCTCTAAATGAAATTAAGCTCAATGCTTTCTTAAAAGCTGATAACCTAAGGCCAGCAACAGATAGTGAAATGCTCTCTGAGGGCTTCACAAAAGGCTATATTGGGCCTCATAAATTAAGTGCGAAAGCGAAAATTATTTTTGATAGTGCCGTCAATTTAGATGCTTACTACTGTGCAGGAGCTAACGAAGAAAATGCTCACTACAAAGGAATTAATCCTAAAAGAGATGTTGAGAGCTTTGAAGTTGCAGATCTAAGACTTGCAATGAAGGGAGACTTAACTCTTGATGAAAAAGGCGTTGTCGATATTAGAAGAGGTATCGAGGTTGGACATATTTTTCAACTCGGTGACAAGTATACAAAGGCAATGGGAACAACAGTGTTAGATAGTAATGGAAAGGCCATGAATCCACTTATGGGTTGTTATGGAATTGGAGTTACTAGAGTCGTGGCCGCTGCAGTAGAGCAACATCACGATGATAAAGGTATTGTTTGGCCAATGGCCCTCGCTCCATACCATGTCTATTTCGCAGAGATTACAAAGTCTGCAGAAAATAAAGAACTAGCTGAGAAAATTTATAATGAAATTTTAGAGGCCAATATTGAAGTCGTTTTTGACGATAGAAAAGCGGGTCCAGGATTTAAATTTAAAGACGCTGATCTTTTGGGTCTTCCTCTACAGCTCGTTTTTGGAGAGAGAGATTTTAAAAAGGATGGAATGCTTGAGATAAGAATTAGAAAGACAGGCGAGAGCTTAAAAGTTAAGCCAGAAGACGTGGTTTCTAAGTTACAAGAGTTAATTAAAGGATAG
- a CDS encoding methyl-accepting chemotaxis protein, whose protein sequence is MNTYEKNLKRSLKIMNWAILMHVPIFIAMADFFSTEVSIAIGAPVILYIGQKLFEHVFKNIRVAAILMGFSSMALSATMIHLGKGMIEWHFHIFVLIGVLSLFASPLTIVAAALTAAIHHVTFYFYLPESVFNYNASIYIVVIHAAFVVVESVACVYLSNQFKKVLDLQDRIKNEISPLVTSIDSASKESSVSCTTLLGLTDNNTSAIAEISAGAGRISEMAIATKQKILETLNIMKITQESVNESSEVIKEGENFLESLNQVKKQMEELQSLSSNQLQSVVDSVDTISDKTSIINDIVFQTRLLSFNASVEAARAGEHGKGFSVVAEEIGSLAANSGKASEEIATIVELSRTQLGESVSTISTQLTEFQGKLEGAFTTWAQINNRLKKSFKVVEDNSIVQEGSLNEISSSADRQCDGVNELSDSLSSINDSSSRSLDQLRSVEMITKRLEEDSKLLYVIQSNLGGKRKSKVSA, encoded by the coding sequence ATGAACACATATGAAAAGAATTTAAAGCGCTCTTTGAAGATCATGAACTGGGCAATACTTATGCACGTTCCTATCTTCATTGCCATGGCAGATTTTTTTTCAACAGAGGTTTCTATCGCAATTGGAGCACCAGTTATTTTATATATTGGACAAAAATTATTCGAACACGTTTTTAAGAATATTCGAGTTGCAGCGATTCTTATGGGATTTAGTTCTATGGCCCTATCTGCAACGATGATTCATCTTGGGAAGGGCATGATTGAATGGCATTTTCACATCTTCGTGCTCATTGGAGTGTTATCTTTATTTGCTAGTCCTTTGACTATAGTGGCTGCGGCCCTGACTGCAGCGATACATCATGTAACTTTTTACTTCTATCTTCCAGAGAGTGTATTTAATTATAATGCGAGTATCTACATAGTAGTTATTCATGCAGCTTTTGTAGTCGTAGAGTCAGTTGCATGTGTTTATCTATCAAATCAATTTAAGAAGGTGCTCGATTTACAAGATCGAATAAAGAATGAAATTTCACCACTTGTAACTAGTATTGATTCTGCATCAAAGGAATCAAGTGTCTCTTGTACGACTCTTCTAGGTTTAACAGATAATAATACAAGTGCAATTGCAGAGATTTCAGCAGGTGCGGGTCGTATATCTGAAATGGCAATAGCAACAAAGCAGAAGATACTAGAAACATTGAACATTATGAAAATAACACAGGAGTCTGTGAACGAAAGCTCTGAAGTGATTAAAGAGGGGGAAAACTTTCTTGAGTCACTAAATCAAGTGAAGAAACAAATGGAGGAGTTGCAAAGTCTCTCTTCAAACCAGCTTCAGTCGGTAGTGGACTCCGTAGACACCATTAGTGATAAGACGAGTATTATTAATGATATTGTATTTCAGACAAGGCTTCTTTCTTTCAATGCATCAGTGGAGGCTGCGCGAGCAGGTGAACATGGTAAGGGGTTTTCTGTGGTCGCTGAGGAGATAGGTAGCCTCGCGGCAAACTCGGGAAAAGCTTCTGAAGAAATAGCTACAATAGTAGAGCTTAGTAGAACTCAGCTGGGTGAATCTGTTTCAACAATCTCTACTCAATTAACTGAATTTCAAGGGAAGTTAGAGGGAGCATTCACGACGTGGGCACAAATAAACAATAGATTGAAAAAATCGTTCAAAGTAGTGGAGGATAATTCTATAGTTCAAGAAGGCTCCTTAAATGAGATATCTTCATCAGCAGATAGACAATGTGATGGCGTGAATGAGCTATCAGACTCTTTGTCTAGTATAAATGATTCTTCCAGTAGAAGCTTGGATCAACTTCGTAGTGTAGAGATGATTACTAAGAGATTAGAAGAAGACTCTAAGCTTCTTTATGTAATTCAAAGTAATTTGGGCGGGAAGAGAAAGAGTAAAGTGTCTGCATAA
- a CDS encoding vWA domain-containing protein, translating into MKKIIALLILFGAAVIYLMPEDRALNGHDQESPEEISQSLEEKESNFEKKELETVHKESKKQSKKSDSSHLKDNNNNQASKQAPTKEELIEHLETIFNNTYENEVKRENEEKEISKAQEVSPADESGLKTYKNQYENHSRPVDILWVIDDSGSMTNKIKEVSEKIDLFLNQFIEKNVSFKMAAVNTSRELLHDGSILNSINYRDDKSSFFGAISETFNLSSSGNGEEQGFLAISDFLDSNGEKFLRKNSRFVVIVISDEDDGSLLYGDGKERLMRTQTLLNKITEYRSLEEAEVYSIVSFPPHVAKIAGIRYAELSYQTKGLVADIKSDFHQTLLNIGGRIIKSKLNK; encoded by the coding sequence ATGAAAAAAATTATTGCTCTCCTTATTCTCTTTGGTGCTGCTGTCATTTACCTAATGCCAGAGGATAGAGCGCTAAATGGTCACGACCAAGAATCGCCTGAAGAAATTTCGCAATCTCTTGAGGAGAAGGAAAGTAATTTTGAGAAGAAAGAGTTAGAGACAGTACATAAAGAGAGTAAGAAGCAATCTAAAAAAAGTGATTCATCACACTTAAAGGACAACAACAATAATCAAGCCTCAAAGCAAGCGCCAACAAAAGAAGAGCTAATAGAGCACCTTGAAACAATTTTTAATAATACCTACGAAAATGAAGTTAAAAGAGAAAATGAAGAGAAAGAAATCTCTAAAGCACAAGAAGTCTCTCCAGCAGATGAGTCAGGGTTAAAGACCTATAAGAACCAATATGAAAACCATTCAAGACCTGTCGATATCTTATGGGTAATAGATGATTCTGGATCAATGACTAATAAGATTAAAGAAGTCTCAGAAAAAATAGATCTCTTCTTAAATCAATTTATTGAAAAAAACGTGTCGTTCAAAATGGCCGCGGTCAATACATCAAGAGAGCTCTTACACGATGGATCTATTTTAAACTCTATAAATTACAGAGACGACAAGAGTAGTTTCTTTGGAGCCATTTCTGAAACCTTCAACCTCTCATCATCAGGCAATGGAGAAGAACAGGGATTCTTAGCGATATCAGACTTTCTTGATTCCAATGGAGAGAAGTTTCTTAGAAAGAATTCAAGATTTGTTGTCATTGTCATATCTGATGAAGATGATGGGAGCTTGCTTTATGGAGATGGGAAGGAGAGGCTTATGCGAACTCAAACTCTTCTAAATAAGATTACAGAATATAGATCTCTCGAAGAGGCCGAAGTCTACTCTATCGTCTCTTTTCCACCTCATGTAGCTAAAATTGCAGGAATTCGCTACGCTGAGCTCTCTTATCAAACAAAGGGCCTAGTCGCCGATATTAAAAGTGATTTTCACCAAACTCTTCTCAATATTGGTGGAAGAATAATTAAGTCAAAGCTTAACAAATAG
- a CDS encoding M28 family peptidase, whose product MRKYLITFLSIALSFNLSAGFYEEAVQYLASDKLEGRKPGTPGNVSATIYSIDKMKSFGLKPLAGSYKQEFTIFTEMVKSGENFFGNSGDLEKLFQPISSSLSGKIEKRKMVFAGYGITIPKSDTKLKYDDYKDLDVKDKIVVVMTGDPAIGNMNSPFRHPDYINYRSIFYKLKNAIVHGAAGVIVLNDPLSLENYPEENAPYFNPTEGGGNRFSALAGYVTNKWMNKVLKGKSLDTLSLQKKIRDTGAPNSFEIEGSFDMAVNLKKKTGRVSNVVGVLEGSDAELKKEVIVLGAHFDHLGYGGESSMDPHGHGKIHNGADDNASGTALVLKLAKELVAKKPKRTYIFTLFNAEEMGLLGSAHFVDMWARHGEQYGELKAMLNFDMVGRYNEAVSVMGAATSLEWNKLLTPFESKVKFTVKKEAVGSSDHASFTAKKIPALFFTTGAHEDYHTSNDTAEKIDYSAMREIEKYSLNLVSSLERSEAPTFNPDYSDGSDSGRPRGYGAHLGCVPEFGQSDDIVGVKCVRASDNSPALKAGIIAGDILIQIGDIEIKSIYDLAFALKYYRAGDKVELAWKRGSETLRKEVTLSKSSH is encoded by the coding sequence ATGAGAAAGTATTTAATCACATTTCTGTCTATCGCTTTAAGTTTTAATTTAAGCGCAGGTTTCTATGAGGAAGCCGTTCAATATCTGGCCAGTGATAAGCTAGAGGGAAGAAAGCCTGGAACTCCAGGAAACGTGAGTGCGACAATTTACTCTATCGATAAAATGAAGAGCTTTGGACTAAAGCCTTTGGCCGGAAGTTATAAGCAAGAGTTCACTATTTTTACTGAAATGGTTAAGTCTGGTGAGAATTTCTTTGGGAATTCAGGTGACTTAGAAAAACTTTTTCAACCAATTTCATCATCTCTTAGTGGAAAGATAGAAAAGAGAAAAATGGTTTTTGCTGGTTACGGGATTACAATTCCAAAGAGTGATACAAAACTCAAATACGATGACTATAAGGATTTAGATGTAAAAGATAAGATTGTTGTTGTTATGACTGGTGATCCTGCTATTGGAAATATGAATTCCCCTTTCAGACATCCTGATTATATAAATTATCGTTCAATTTTTTATAAATTAAAGAATGCTATCGTTCACGGGGCAGCAGGGGTGATTGTTTTAAATGATCCTCTATCTCTTGAGAATTATCCCGAAGAGAACGCGCCTTACTTCAATCCAACTGAGGGGGGAGGAAATAGATTCTCTGCGCTCGCCGGTTACGTAACTAATAAGTGGATGAATAAAGTCTTAAAAGGAAAGTCACTAGACACTTTGTCGCTCCAAAAGAAAATTAGAGATACGGGTGCTCCAAACTCTTTTGAAATTGAAGGCTCTTTTGATATGGCCGTAAATCTTAAGAAGAAGACTGGTCGAGTTTCTAACGTTGTGGGTGTTCTTGAAGGGAGTGATGCTGAGTTGAAAAAGGAAGTGATCGTTTTAGGAGCTCACTTCGATCATCTTGGTTACGGTGGAGAGTCATCTATGGATCCTCATGGGCATGGTAAGATTCATAATGGTGCCGATGACAATGCTTCGGGGACAGCACTTGTTTTAAAATTGGCGAAAGAGTTAGTAGCGAAGAAGCCAAAGAGAACTTATATCTTCACACTTTTTAACGCAGAGGAAATGGGTCTTCTAGGTTCAGCTCACTTTGTGGATATGTGGGCAAGACATGGAGAACAGTACGGCGAACTTAAGGCCATGCTAAACTTTGATATGGTTGGAAGATATAATGAAGCAGTCTCTGTCATGGGTGCAGCTACTTCACTTGAGTGGAATAAGCTCTTAACTCCTTTTGAGAGTAAAGTTAAGTTTACTGTAAAAAAAGAAGCCGTAGGAAGTAGTGACCATGCTTCTTTTACCGCTAAGAAAATTCCAGCTCTCTTTTTTACAACAGGCGCTCACGAAGATTATCATACGAGTAATGATACGGCTGAGAAGATCGACTATAGTGCGATGAGAGAGATTGAAAAGTATTCTCTCAATCTTGTTTCTTCACTTGAGAGAAGCGAAGCCCCAACATTTAATCCTGACTATAGTGATGGATCAGACTCTGGTAGACCAAGAGGTTACGGAGCTCACCTTGGATGTGTTCCTGAATTTGGTCAAAGCGATGATATCGTTGGCGTTAAATGTGTGAGAGCGAGTGATAATTCGCCAGCGCTTAAGGCCGGTATCATAGCAGGTGATATCTTAATTCAAATTGGTGATATTGAAATTAAATCAATTTACGATTTAGCTTTTGCTCTAAAATACTATAGAGCTGGCGATAAAGTAGAGTTAGCTTGGAAGAGGGGAAGCGAAACCCTTAGAAAAGAAGTAACTCTCTCTAAGAGTTCACACTAA